The DNA sequence CAAAGTAGTTGTTATAGAAAAAGGCAATTACTTCACATCTGATGACTATACATCCATAGAAGGCCCTTCACTGGATCAACTGTATGAATGTGGTGGTAAATTTCAGTAGTCTTGATGGCAAAATGATGCTTATGGCTGGTACTGCAGTAGGAGGAGGCTCGGCGGTTAACTGGTCAGCTTGCATTCGGACACCGGGCCATGTTCTTAAGGAATGGTCTGAAGAACATCATCTCCGGCTTTTCAGTAGCTCAGACTATACATCAGCAATGGATGCAGTGTGTCAAAGGATTGGAGTCACTGAACGTTGCACAGAAGAAGGGTTTCAGAACAAAATTCTTCGAAAAGGATGTGAGAATCTCGGTCTCGATGTAGAATCAGTGCCGAGAAACTGTCCAGAGAATCATTACTGTGGTGCTTGTTGCTTTGGTTGCCGTACCGGAGAGAAACAGGGAACTGATACGACTTGGCTAGTTGATGCAGTTAACAATGGTACAGTAATCATCACAGGATGCAAAGCCGAAAAGCTTCTGTTAGAGAAGAATAGCACATCCGGGGattcaaagaaaatgaaatgtgTAGGATTGTTTGCGAGTTTTTCAAGTAATGCAGTGACGAAAAAATTGGAAGTAAGATCGAAGATAACAATTTCGGCTTGTGGCTCACTGTTTACTCCGACGTTGCTAATGGCGAGCGGGTTAAAGAATTCGAACATTGGCAAgaatcttcatcttcatcctgtCATATTTGCATGGGGATACTTTCCAGACAAAGTATCAGAAATTGAAGGCAGAGTATTTGAAGGTGGGATCATAACATCACTGCATAAAGTAGCAAATGGAAGAGCCATTATAGAGGCACCATCAGTTGGTCCTGCTTCATTTGCTTCGATATTTCCATGGAATTCAGGAAGGGACATGAAAGAAATGATGCTGAAATACAGTAGAACTGCGCATTTGTTTGCGCTTGTTAGAGATCAAGGTTCAGGATCAGTGCGAGGCGAAGGGAGGATAAGCTATGCATTCGACAAGTTCGACGAGGAAAACTTGGTTGTAGGACTAAGGACAGCACTTAGAATACTAGTTGCTGCCGGAGCAGTGGAAGTAGGGTACTTACCGAAGTGATGGACAGAGGATGAAATGCAAAGGGATTAAAGAGGAGGAGTTGGAGGAGTTCTTGGATGGTGTAGTTTGTGCCGGGGGACCGAAGTCGGGAGAGGAGTTATGGAGTATGTATCCTACAGCTCATCAAATGGGGAGTTGTAGAATGGGTGTTAGTGAAGAGAAGGGTGGTGTCGATGAGAATGGAGAGAGTTGGGAGGCAAAGGGATTGTTTGTTTGTGATGGGAGCTTGTTTCCTACTGCACTTGGAGTGAATCCTATGATCACAATTCAATCCATTGCTTACTGTCTTTCTAACAAGATTGCAGAATCTTTGCAGAGTGAAAGCATTTGATGTTTACCTGTTTGCTGGAGTTCATTTCCGATTGCCGAATAATTTATGATGATGTTCTTCACTTCCTATGGAAATATAAGAAAACTGAATGAttcttttaacaaaatcaaggtCCAGTGTAGCTGAATTACAATAAAGGAAAACTGAGAAAAATACAGCCAGTCCTGTTCTTTGGAAGAGAAAAAATTTGGTTATCTGTTTTATTGTCTGTTTGTCAACTCCAAGTTGAATGTATCTGCCAATGGATCATCATTCATTGGGTTTCTTTTCAGCCAAATAAAAAGGGAAATCAAGGTATTATGCGTCTACTGTGATGATGCTTTCACTGCCTTC is a window from the Dioscorea cayenensis subsp. rotundata cultivar TDr96_F1 chromosome 2, TDr96_F1_v2_PseudoChromosome.rev07_lg8_w22 25.fasta, whole genome shotgun sequence genome containing:
- the LOC120277053 gene encoding LOW QUALITY PROTEIN: long-chain-alcohol oxidase FAO2-like (The sequence of the model RefSeq protein was modified relative to this genomic sequence to represent the inferred CDS: deleted 3 bases in 3 codons); this translates as MEEMMKKREEQVQGHPLLRGRSITESTVFNHGFSAPQLQSLSAMCEAFIPSLPDMAAHVSSGKEESLCKNIQAFYLASASQAPIPDMVAEMLEKRSISEGLVLVKIVLWLLSTRLGTLVLCGTLSLHRGFPFINKFSDMSLDKREEVLKRWTKGKCFKTLRMVFLMVKIICFFVFFSMTNEHSENPSWKAIGYYLPTTSKKTSETQERRERPLEKGIIESINQTNSSLFESLTEKGLKVTENSNENLYRIECDVVIVGSGCGGGVAAAVLASKGHKVVVIEKGNYFTSDDYTSIEGPSLDQLYECGGNFSSLDGKMMLMAGTAVGGGSAVNWSACIRTPGHVLKEWSEEHHLRLFSSSDYTSAMDAVCQRIGVTERCTEEGFQNKILRKGCENLGLDVESVPRNCPENHYCGACCFGCRTGEKQGTDTTWLVDAVNNGTVIITGCKAEKLLLEKNSTSGDSKKMKCVGLFASFSSNAVTKKLEVRSKITISACGSLFTPTLLMASGLKNSNIGKNLHLHPVIFAWGYFPDKVSEIEGRVFEGGIITSLHKVANGRAIIEAPSVGPASFASIFPWNSGRDMKEMMLKYSRTAHLFALVRDQGSGSVRGEGRISYAFDKFDEENLVVGLRTALRILVAAGAVEVGTYRSDGQRMKCKGIKEEELEEFLDGVVCAGGPKSGEELWSMYPTAHQMGSCRMGVSEEKGGVDENGESWEAKGLFVCDGSLFPTALGVNPMITIQSIAYCLSNKIAESLQSESI